A single window of Flavobacteriales bacterium DNA harbors:
- a CDS encoding M23 family metallopeptidase — protein sequence MPVEGAGPNSYHHKSFWFYPWGKSVTHKGVDIFARKGTPVHAATSGVVVFAGEISMGGNVVLVLGPKWRIHYYAHLEESRVSPGRFVDHQTLIGTVGNSGNAKGKPAHLHYSIVTLIPYPWRIDSSHQGWKKMFYLNPISYF from the coding sequence ATGCCCGTTGAAGGCGCCGGACCAAACAGCTATCACCACAAATCGTTCTGGTTTTACCCATGGGGCAAATCCGTTACCCACAAGGGCGTTGACATCTTCGCACGAAAGGGTACGCCCGTGCATGCTGCCACATCCGGCGTGGTGGTGTTCGCAGGAGAAATCAGCATGGGTGGCAACGTGGTGCTGGTGCTGGGGCCCAAATGGCGTATTCACTACTACGCCCACCTTGAGGAAAGCCGGGTGTCACCCGGTCGTTTCGTAGATCACCAAACCCTGATCGGCACGGTAGGAAATTCCGGGAATGCCAAAGGAAAGCCCGCCCACCTGCACTATTCCATTGTTACACTGATCCCATATCCCTGGCGCATCGACAGCAGCCACCAGGGTTGGAAGAAGATGTTTTACCTCAACCCGATTTCCTATTTTTGA
- a CDS encoding TPM domain-containing protein, with product MDIRKFLTPEEKNGILAAIRDAENNTSGEIRLHLENRCKGDVIDRAVFLFDKLGMTATRESNGVLFYVAVKDKKLAILGDKGINKTVPENFWENIREHLVSRFRENKYGEGLAEGIRMAGEQLKSHFPLRSDDKNELTDEISYGGSS from the coding sequence ATGGATATTCGGAAGTTCCTTACACCCGAAGAAAAGAACGGCATCCTGGCAGCGATCCGGGATGCCGAGAACAATACGTCAGGGGAAATACGCCTGCACCTGGAAAACCGTTGCAAGGGTGATGTGATCGACCGTGCCGTGTTCCTGTTCGACAAGCTGGGCATGACCGCTACCCGCGAAAGCAACGGCGTTTTATTTTATGTGGCGGTGAAAGACAAGAAGCTGGCCATCCTGGGCGACAAAGGCATCAATAAAACCGTGCCTGAAAATTTCTGGGAAAACATCCGCGAGCACCTGGTGTCGCGCTTCCGGGAAAACAAATACGGGGAAGGTTTGGCGGAAGGCATTCGCATGGCCGGTGAACAACTGAAATCACACTTCCCCCTGAGATCCGATGACAAAAACGAGTTGACGGATGAGATCTCATACGGAGGTTCATCATGA
- a CDS encoding TPM domain-containing protein, with protein sequence MKLKLFLFLFIACFGFIHAEAPFKKGIPERPSPPTLVNDFTNTLSRSEVYQLENKLVAFDDTTSNQIVVLITDDLHGYDPAEFTIAVGNQWGVGQKDFKNGIVVMVSPGERKTFIATGYGLEGAIPDAICKRIVENTMIPKFKENNYYDGIDQATDVLMQLASGEITVSQLEERQARQKIVTVVMGILMVLGIASLVLLIGYSRVRHYARANDLSFWTAFWILNSMNNRRGGGSGGGFFGGGGGGFGGGGGGFGGFGGGSFGGGGAGGSW encoded by the coding sequence ATGAAACTAAAACTATTTCTATTTCTTTTCATCGCATGCTTCGGTTTTATTCATGCCGAAGCACCTTTTAAGAAAGGCATCCCAGAACGACCGAGTCCACCTACGCTGGTCAACGACTTTACAAACACACTATCCAGGTCCGAGGTTTACCAACTCGAAAACAAACTGGTTGCCTTCGATGACACCACATCCAACCAGATTGTGGTACTCATCACCGATGACCTGCACGGGTATGACCCCGCCGAGTTCACCATTGCCGTGGGCAATCAATGGGGCGTAGGACAAAAAGATTTCAAAAATGGCATTGTGGTGATGGTGAGCCCGGGTGAAAGAAAAACCTTCATTGCCACCGGGTACGGACTGGAAGGCGCCATCCCCGATGCGATCTGCAAACGGATCGTAGAAAATACCATGATCCCAAAATTCAAGGAAAACAATTATTACGACGGTATTGATCAGGCGACTGACGTACTCATGCAACTGGCCAGCGGAGAGATCACCGTGAGTCAGCTGGAGGAACGTCAGGCACGTCAGAAAATAGTCACCGTGGTGATGGGCATCCTCATGGTTCTTGGCATCGCATCCCTTGTCCTGCTGATCGGGTATTCCCGTGTCCGGCATTACGCCCGAGCAAATGACCTTTCTTTCTGGACGGCCTTCTGGATCCTGAACTCCATGAACAACCGACGCGGCGGTGGAAGCGGAGGCGGTTTCTTCGGTGGTGGAGGTGGCGGCTTCGGGGGCGGAGGCGGAGGCTTCGGGGGTTTCGGAGGTGGAAGCTTTGGCGGCGGTGGTGCCGGCGGAAGCTGGTAA